From the genome of Blautia pseudococcoides, one region includes:
- the fmt gene encoding methionyl-tRNA formyltransferase, with amino-acid sequence MRVVFMGTPDFAVGTLESLIEAGHQVAAVVTQPDKPKGRGKSLTMTPVKEAALAHQIPVFQPKKVREPEFVENLRAIAPDVIVVTAFGQMISKEILELPRYGCINVHASLLPAYRGAAPIQWAVINGDSETGVTIMRMNEGLDTGDMIEKVVVKLDEKETGGSLFDKLSAAGAKLCVKVLEKLENGTAVFEKQPELSTTNYASMIDKKMGKINWERPAKEIEQLIRGLNPWPSAYTSLNGKSLKLWLADVVCKEYDGIPGEILEAGNEGILVKTGEDLLLIQELQLEGKKRMDTAAFLRGYTVDKGWILGE; translated from the coding sequence ATGAGAGTAGTCTTTATGGGAACCCCGGATTTTGCCGTGGGTACGCTTGAATCCTTGATTGAGGCCGGCCATCAGGTGGCGGCTGTGGTGACTCAGCCGGATAAACCCAAAGGCAGGGGAAAGAGTTTGACGATGACTCCGGTAAAGGAGGCAGCGCTTGCCCATCAGATTCCTGTGTTCCAGCCGAAAAAGGTGCGGGAACCGGAATTTGTGGAAAACCTCCGCGCTATTGCGCCGGATGTGATCGTGGTGACAGCCTTTGGGCAGATGATCTCAAAAGAAATTCTGGAGCTGCCCAGGTATGGATGCATCAATGTACATGCGTCCCTGCTTCCGGCCTATAGGGGTGCCGCACCGATTCAATGGGCTGTCATCAACGGCGACAGCGAGACAGGTGTCACGATCATGCGCATGAATGAAGGCCTCGATACCGGGGATATGATAGAGAAAGTGGTTGTTAAGCTGGATGAAAAAGAGACTGGCGGCAGTCTGTTTGACAAACTGAGCGCAGCAGGCGCAAAGCTTTGTGTAAAGGTACTTGAAAAGCTGGAAAACGGTACGGCTGTGTTTGAAAAACAGCCGGAACTGAGTACCACAAATTATGCCTCCATGATTGATAAAAAAATGGGTAAGATCAACTGGGAGCGCCCCGCAAAAGAGATTGAGCAGCTTATCCGGGGATTGAATCCATGGCCCAGTGCGTACACTTCCTTGAACGGCAAAAGCCTGAAACTGTGGCTGGCTGATGTGGTCTGCAAGGAATATGACGGCATCCCGGGAGAAATTCTGGAAGCCGGAAACGAGGGGATCCTGGTTAAAACGGGGGAGGACCTTCTGTTAATACAGGAACTGCAGCTGGAAGGAAAGAAAAGAATGGACACCGCAGCCTTTCTGCGGGGGTATACAGTAGATAAAGGATGGATCCTTGGGGAGTAA
- a CDS encoding thiamine diphosphokinase: MDTILLCGGHMDDPFVLDCIENINPDCIIGVDRGLEFCYRNRIVPQYILGDFDSIRPEVIEWYREQKEIPIREYKPEKDATDTRMGLELALKLGSDRIFLLGATGGRLDHYMGNLQSLMVPAMSGKEAWILDEQNAMTVLSCSRTIKKECAFGKYISFFSMGDEVRGITLSGFKYPLKDYDMTNFDGIGVSNELAKDTALVEFRQGFLLMVMSKDK, translated from the coding sequence ATGGACACAATACTCTTGTGCGGCGGTCATATGGATGACCCATTCGTACTTGACTGCATAGAGAATATAAACCCGGACTGCATTATTGGCGTTGACAGAGGACTGGAGTTCTGTTACAGGAACCGGATCGTGCCCCAGTATATTCTGGGGGATTTTGACAGTATACGCCCTGAGGTAATAGAATGGTACAGAGAGCAAAAGGAAATCCCCATCCGGGAATACAAGCCGGAAAAAGATGCCACGGATACCCGCATGGGTCTGGAACTTGCTCTGAAGCTGGGCAGCGACAGGATTTTCCTGCTGGGAGCCACAGGAGGCCGCCTGGACCACTATATGGGAAATCTGCAGTCCCTGATGGTTCCCGCAATGTCCGGAAAAGAGGCATGGATCCTGGATGAACAGAATGCCATGACCGTTCTTTCCTGCAGCCGGACCATCAAAAAAGAGTGCGCTTTCGGCAAATATATCTCTTTTTTTTCCATGGGAGATGAGGTGCGGGGGATCACACTTTCGGGGTTCAAATACCCCCTGAAAGATTATGATATGACAAATTTCGACGGGATCGGAGTGAGCAATGAGCTGGCTAAGGATACAGCATTAGTGGAATTTCGACAGGGATTTCTGTTGATGGTCATGTCAAAAGACAAGTAA
- the rlmN gene encoding 23S rRNA (adenine(2503)-C(2))-methyltransferase RlmN translates to MELTDIKSQTMEELKKTVEALGEKPFRAKQLYEWMHVKLAESYEEMTNLPKTFREKLRESCTLTTLTALEVQTSQIDGTQKYLFALHDGNVVESVLMRYKHGNSVCISSQVGCKMGCRFCASTIGGWNRNLTPAEMLEQIYRIQKNSGERVSNVVVMGTGEPLDNYDTLLRFIHMISDENGLHISQRNLTVSTCGIVPKMEALAEEKLQITLALSLHASSQEKREALMPVAKKYTITQVLDACRNYYEKTGRRITFEYALVGGENDSPEDARRLAQLIKGLNCHVNLIPVNPIKERSYVRSDKKVIGNFQNKLEKYQINVTIRREMGRDIDGACGQLRKSYIDVTIR, encoded by the coding sequence ATGGAACTTACAGATATAAAATCCCAGACCATGGAGGAATTAAAAAAGACCGTGGAAGCCCTGGGGGAGAAGCCCTTCCGGGCAAAACAGCTCTATGAGTGGATGCACGTGAAGCTGGCGGAAAGCTATGAGGAGATGACAAACCTTCCCAAAACGTTCCGTGAGAAATTAAGAGAATCCTGCACCCTCACTACGCTCACGGCCCTGGAGGTACAGACTTCCCAAATAGACGGCACACAGAAATACCTTTTTGCCCTCCATGACGGCAATGTGGTGGAGAGTGTGCTCATGCGCTACAAGCATGGGAACAGTGTGTGTATTTCCTCCCAGGTGGGCTGTAAAATGGGCTGTAGATTCTGTGCATCCACCATAGGCGGATGGAACAGGAACCTGACCCCTGCGGAGATGCTGGAACAGATATACCGCATACAGAAAAACAGTGGGGAGAGGGTATCCAATGTGGTGGTCATGGGAACCGGCGAACCGCTTGACAATTATGACACCCTGCTTCGCTTTATACATATGATAAGCGATGAAAACGGGCTTCATATCAGCCAGAGGAATCTTACGGTTTCCACTTGCGGAATTGTTCCGAAGATGGAAGCGCTGGCAGAGGAAAAGCTGCAGATCACATTGGCTTTATCCCTCCATGCATCCAGCCAGGAGAAGCGGGAAGCTCTTATGCCCGTCGCAAAAAAATATACCATTACACAGGTCCTGGATGCCTGCAGGAATTACTATGAAAAAACAGGACGGCGCATTACATTTGAGTATGCCCTGGTAGGCGGGGAAAACGATTCCCCGGAGGATGCAAGACGTCTGGCCCAGCTTATAAAAGGCCTGAACTGCCACGTGAATCTCATACCTGTAAACCCCATAAAAGAGCGTAGTTACGTGCGTTCGGATAAAAAAGTTATCGGGAATTTTCAAAATAAACTTGAAAAATACCAAATTAATGTTACTATTAGAAGAGAAATGGGCCGGGATATTGATGGGGCCTGTGGACAATTAAGAAAGAGTTATATCGATGTAACAATTCGATAA
- the rsgA gene encoding ribosome small subunit-dependent GTPase A produces MQGKIIKGISGFYYVKVAGSGIYECKAKGIFRKEKIKPLVGDNVEIEVLSEEEKLGNVVDILPRKNELIRPAVANVDQALVIFAAREPKPNFSLLDRFLVIMERQEIPAVICFNKQDLADEEEVQRMQEVYTSCGYEVLLTSASQGDGMEELRSILRGKTTTVAGPSGVGKSSLTNLLQQEVVMETGEISRKLGRGRHTTRHSQMIEVEPDTYLLDTPGFTSFYVEEMDKEDLRHYFREFLKYEGTCRFQGCTHTHEPGCSVKAALEAGEIPKERYESYLELYRELADKRRY; encoded by the coding sequence ATGCAGGGAAAGATTATCAAAGGAATTTCCGGATTCTACTATGTAAAAGTAGCAGGATCCGGAATTTATGAATGTAAGGCAAAAGGAATTTTCCGCAAGGAAAAAATAAAACCCCTTGTGGGTGACAATGTGGAGATCGAGGTCCTGAGTGAAGAGGAAAAACTGGGAAATGTGGTGGATATCCTTCCCAGAAAGAATGAGTTGATCCGGCCTGCTGTGGCTAATGTGGATCAGGCGCTGGTCATATTTGCAGCCAGGGAGCCGAAACCCAATTTCTCTTTGCTGGACCGCTTTTTGGTTATTATGGAGCGTCAGGAGATTCCGGCGGTCATCTGTTTTAACAAGCAGGACCTGGCGGATGAGGAGGAGGTACAAAGAATGCAGGAGGTTTATACTTCCTGCGGTTATGAGGTCCTTCTCACAAGTGCATCCCAGGGAGACGGCATGGAAGAACTGCGAAGTATCCTGAGAGGAAAGACCACAACCGTGGCAGGGCCTTCCGGTGTGGGAAAATCCTCTCTGACGAACCTTCTGCAGCAGGAAGTGGTGATGGAGACCGGAGAGATCAGCAGAAAGCTGGGAAGAGGACGCCATACGACCAGACATTCCCAGATGATTGAAGTGGAGCCTGACACGTATCTTCTGGATACGCCGGGATTTACTTCTTTTTATGTGGAAGAAATGGACAAGGAAGATCTGCGCCACTATTTCAGGGAGTTTCTGAAGTACGAGGGAACCTGCCGTTTCCAGGGCTGCACCCATACCCATGAGCCGGGATGCAGCGTGAAAGCGGCACTTGAGGCGGGAGAGATCCCAAAAGAACGATATGAAAGCTATCTGGAGCTTTACCGGGAGCTTGCAGACAAGAGGAGGTATTGA
- the lgt gene encoding prolipoprotein diacylglyceryl transferase, whose product MDMSIRFPHLGISLPHVGKTITIFGFDIAYYGMVIALAMIVGISIALKEAKRTGQNPDTYLDMLMITMVTSVIGARAFFVIFTWENYKDDLIQIFNTRNGGLAIYGGIIVGAVTVYIFGRVKKMNFPLTADTVCMGLVAGQIIGRWGNFFNREAFGGYTDGLLAMQLPVSAVRQNEITSAMWDHLVTIGGVEYIQVHPTFLYEGLWNLGVLLFLFWFRKKKKFQGELFLCYLAGYGAGRFWIEGLRTDQLLIPGIGFPVSQALSAVLVVCSLLLIVHNRRKRLKEQGV is encoded by the coding sequence ATGGATATGTCCATTCGCTTTCCGCATCTGGGGATTTCACTGCCCCATGTGGGAAAAACAATCACAATTTTTGGCTTTGATATTGCCTACTACGGTATGGTTATCGCTCTGGCTATGATTGTGGGAATCTCCATTGCCTTGAAAGAGGCAAAGCGCACGGGACAAAACCCGGATACTTACCTGGACATGCTAATGATTACCATGGTAACTTCTGTAATTGGGGCAAGAGCCTTTTTTGTTATCTTTACTTGGGAAAACTATAAAGACGACCTGATACAGATATTCAATACCAGAAACGGCGGGCTGGCAATCTATGGGGGGATAATTGTCGGCGCTGTAACGGTTTACATTTTCGGCAGAGTAAAAAAGATGAATTTTCCGCTGACAGCGGACACCGTATGCATGGGACTTGTTGCAGGCCAGATCATCGGACGGTGGGGCAACTTTTTCAACCGGGAGGCCTTCGGCGGTTACACAGACGGGCTTCTCGCCATGCAGCTTCCTGTCTCCGCAGTCAGACAAAATGAAATTACCTCTGCCATGTGGGACCATCTGGTAACGATAGGCGGTGTGGAATACATCCAGGTTCATCCTACGTTCCTCTATGAGGGGCTGTGGAACCTGGGAGTCCTGCTGTTCCTCTTTTGGTTCCGTAAAAAGAAAAAATTCCAGGGAGAGCTGTTTTTATGCTACCTGGCAGGCTACGGAGCCGGGAGGTTTTGGATAGAAGGACTTCGTACGGATCAGCTTTTGATTCCGGGGATAGGATTCCCGGTGTCACAGGCATTATCCGCCGTTCTCGTGGTATGTTCCCTTTTGCTTATCGTACACAACAGGAGGAAGAGGTTGAAAGAACAAGGAGTGTAG
- the rpe gene encoding ribulose-phosphate 3-epimerase — protein sequence MRYELSPSILAADFACLGEQISQVEQAGVNWLHIDVMDGNFVPSISLGMPVITSIRKKSNMFFDVHLMVQDPERYIEDFKKAGADMLTVHAEACPHLDRTLHCIREAGMKAGVALNPATPLVMIEQVLELVDMVLLMTVNPGFGGQKYIPYSGDKIRRLRKMLDERGLAADIEVDGGISTKTIDQVLEAGANILVAGSAVFGGDIAANANALMTKIEEFRNRQ from the coding sequence ATGAGATATGAACTATCACCATCCATTCTGGCAGCAGATTTTGCATGTCTGGGGGAACAGATAAGCCAGGTGGAACAGGCAGGGGTCAACTGGCTTCATATTGATGTTATGGACGGTAATTTTGTACCCAGCATTTCCCTTGGAATGCCGGTCATCACATCCATCAGAAAGAAAAGCAATATGTTTTTTGATGTGCACCTTATGGTGCAGGACCCGGAGCGTTATATTGAGGACTTCAAAAAGGCAGGGGCGGACATGCTGACTGTGCATGCAGAAGCCTGCCCCCATCTGGACAGAACCCTGCACTGTATCCGTGAGGCCGGCATGAAGGCAGGTGTTGCCCTGAACCCGGCCACGCCGCTTGTGATGATCGAGCAGGTGCTGGAGCTGGTGGATATGGTTCTCCTTATGACAGTGAATCCGGGATTCGGCGGCCAGAAGTACATTCCTTATTCCGGAGATAAGATCAGAAGACTGAGAAAAATGCTGGATGAGAGAGGTCTTGCCGCTGATATTGAGGTAGATGGAGGTATTTCCACAAAGACCATCGACCAGGTTCTGGAGGCAGGTGCCAATATTCTGGTGGCCGGCTCCGCTGTCTTCGGCGGGGATATCGCTGCCAATGCCAATGCACTGATGACTAAAATAGAGGAATTCAGGAACCGACAGTGA
- the pknB gene encoding Stk1 family PASTA domain-containing Ser/Thr kinase: protein MLNVGVIVGERYEIAGRVGSGGMADVYKAKDHKLNRFVAMKVLKPEFSADTNFIKKFQREAQAAAGLAHPNIVNVFDVGEDQGINYIVMELVEGITLKEYISKKGKLTVKEATSIAIQVAMGLEAAHNRNIVHRDIKPQNIIISTDGKVKVTDFGIARAASSNTISTNAMGSVHYSSPEQVRGGYSDYKSDIYSLGITMYEMVTGKVPFDGDTTVAIAIKHLQDEMLPPSEFVPELPHSLEEIILKCTQKSPDRRYSTLAELINDLKHSLIDPNGSFVNLAPLSNHAQTVVISPDEMKEIKNAAYAPSGSSSGRYSDNDEDEDDDDYGYDDEDDEDDDEGDDDNGKGISTKLEKAMTIGGLIVGAIIICILVYFIVFASGGLKFGGKDKDNDKKVEDTDKPGKENSEKVEVPDLTNSTPDEARTALNNLKLGYKKGGEEPSDTVEAGKIVRQETEAGTKVDPHTEIVCYISTGTQEVAIPDLENETQTSAEATLKEMGLQTQINKANSSSVSIGNVISTDPAAGTSVKSGTTVTLTISIGEGDTAARVPDVRGWAEEDAKAALSDAGLVPVVQTGSDQSVDVGDVYDQSVAAGTRVDAGTTVTIYVRGEDAPADNTNGGDGTWKAVGQALGQPASYQGGKVKIELVQTDDQGNTYSDQSMEVENPEFPLSISDMTGHPGIATGTVGLYEWIGDSYQIIDQYDVTFQKVD, encoded by the coding sequence ATGTTAAATGTGGGAGTTATCGTAGGAGAGCGGTACGAGATTGCCGGCAGGGTAGGCTCCGGCGGTATGGCCGATGTCTATAAGGCAAAGGATCATAAATTAAACCGTTTTGTAGCCATGAAAGTTCTGAAGCCGGAGTTCAGCGCTGACACGAACTTCATCAAAAAGTTTCAGAGGGAGGCGCAGGCCGCAGCAGGGCTAGCCCATCCCAATATTGTAAATGTATTTGACGTGGGAGAGGACCAGGGGATCAACTACATTGTTATGGAACTGGTGGAAGGTATCACTTTAAAAGAATACATTTCCAAAAAAGGAAAGCTGACAGTAAAAGAGGCAACCAGCATAGCCATACAGGTGGCCATGGGGCTGGAAGCTGCACACAACAGAAATATTGTGCACAGGGATATAAAACCCCAGAACATCATTATTTCTACAGACGGCAAAGTAAAGGTGACGGATTTTGGTATTGCCAGAGCGGCGTCCTCCAACACCATCAGTACCAACGCCATGGGTTCTGTACACTACAGTTCACCGGAGCAGGTGCGGGGCGGCTACAGTGACTACAAGAGTGACATTTATTCCCTGGGAATCACCATGTATGAGATGGTGACAGGAAAAGTTCCCTTTGACGGGGACACCACAGTGGCCATTGCCATTAAGCATCTGCAGGATGAGATGTTGCCTCCATCCGAGTTTGTACCGGAGCTTCCTCACAGCCTGGAGGAGATCATTTTAAAATGTACACAGAAAAGTCCGGACAGACGTTACAGCACTCTGGCAGAGCTGATCAACGATCTGAAGCATTCCCTGATAGATCCAAACGGAAGCTTTGTCAATCTGGCTCCTCTGAGCAATCATGCGCAGACGGTAGTCATCTCACCGGATGAAATGAAGGAAATTAAGAACGCGGCTTATGCACCGTCCGGTTCCAGCTCCGGCCGTTACAGTGATAACGATGAGGATGAAGATGACGATGATTACGGCTATGATGATGAAGATGACGAGGACGACGACGAGGGTGATGATGATAACGGCAAAGGGATCAGCACAAAGCTGGAAAAAGCCATGACCATCGGCGGCCTGATCGTGGGTGCTATCATCATTTGTATCCTGGTATATTTTATTGTGTTTGCATCCGGCGGTCTGAAATTTGGCGGCAAGGATAAAGATAACGATAAAAAAGTGGAAGATACGGATAAGCCTGGTAAAGAAAACAGCGAAAAAGTGGAAGTTCCGGATCTGACAAACAGTACACCGGACGAAGCCCGCACTGCGCTTAACAACCTGAAGCTGGGCTACAAAAAAGGCGGCGAGGAACCATCCGACACTGTGGAGGCCGGAAAGATCGTCCGTCAGGAGACAGAGGCGGGAACAAAAGTAGACCCCCATACGGAAATCGTATGTTATATCAGCACAGGAACCCAGGAAGTGGCCATTCCTGACCTGGAGAACGAAACCCAGACATCCGCAGAGGCAACTTTAAAAGAGATGGGTCTGCAGACGCAGATCAATAAGGCTAACAGCAGCTCGGTGAGCATTGGAAATGTTATTTCCACAGACCCGGCAGCGGGAACCTCCGTTAAGTCAGGCACCACAGTGACACTGACCATCAGTATCGGTGAAGGGGATACGGCTGCAAGAGTACCGGATGTGCGCGGATGGGCAGAAGAGGACGCAAAGGCAGCGCTTTCTGATGCAGGTCTTGTGCCTGTGGTTCAGACCGGTTCAGACCAGTCTGTGGATGTAGGTGATGTATACGACCAGAGTGTAGCTGCGGGAACGAGAGTGGATGCAGGAACTACGGTTACCATTTATGTCAGAGGTGAGGATGCTCCCGCGGATAACACAAATGGCGGAGATGGCACCTGGAAGGCAGTAGGCCAGGCGCTGGGCCAGCCGGCAAGCTACCAGGGCGGTAAAGTTAAGATAGAACTGGTTCAGACAGATGACCAGGGCAATACCTATTCTGACCAGTCCATGGAAGTGGAAAACCCGGAATTCCCGTTGTCTATCAGTGATATGACAGGACATCCGGGAATTGCAACCGGTACGGTAGGTCTTTATGAATGGATTGGCGACAGCTATCAGATCATTGATCAGTATGATGTAACATTCCAGAAGGTAGATTAA
- the rsmB gene encoding 16S rRNA (cytosine(967)-C(5))-methyltransferase RsmB, with translation MTGRVNIRELILGILMEINKEGQYSHIAIRGTLEKYQYLEKTERAFITRVCEGTQENQIRIDYIINYFSKVKVEKMKPLIRELLRSSVYQLIYMDNVPDSAVCNEAVKLARKKGFYNLTSFVNGVLRGIARDYKKIPFPGKEHKVEYLSVTYSMPVWLVVRFMDQFGFENTEKMLQAFIEERPVTVRIKEYLTDREQVIHSLIKEGVKVEKAPYVDNAYYLSGYDYLPALTAFRMGNIQVQDVSSMLAGEAAAPGKGSYVIDLCAAPGGKTICVADKMQGTGLVDSRDVSEKKTNLIRENVERMGMGNISVTVHDATEFDHESVEKADLVLADVPCSGLGVMGKKTDIKYKITPGKQEELVELQRKILEQAACYVKPGGVLLYSTCTVCREENLENVLWFTREYPYKLESIDDLLCEELRSDTTKQGYLQLLPGVHKCDGFFLARLRRIG, from the coding sequence ATGACAGGCAGAGTGAATATAAGGGAGTTAATATTAGGAATACTAATGGAAATAAACAAAGAGGGGCAGTACAGCCACATTGCCATCCGCGGTACGCTGGAAAAATACCAGTATCTGGAGAAAACAGAACGGGCATTCATCACCAGAGTTTGTGAAGGTACCCAGGAGAACCAGATACGGATCGACTATATTATCAATTACTTCTCAAAAGTGAAGGTGGAGAAGATGAAACCGTTGATTCGGGAGCTGCTGCGCAGCAGTGTCTACCAGCTTATCTATATGGATAATGTTCCGGACAGCGCAGTCTGCAATGAGGCAGTTAAGCTTGCCAGAAAAAAAGGATTTTACAATCTGACAAGTTTTGTGAACGGAGTTCTGAGAGGGATTGCAAGGGATTATAAAAAGATTCCCTTTCCCGGCAAAGAGCATAAAGTGGAGTACCTTTCCGTCACATATTCCATGCCTGTATGGCTGGTGGTCCGTTTTATGGACCAATTCGGGTTTGAAAATACAGAGAAAATGCTTCAGGCTTTTATAGAAGAGCGCCCTGTGACAGTCCGTATCAAAGAATATCTCACAGACAGAGAGCAGGTGATACACAGCCTGATAAAAGAGGGCGTGAAGGTGGAAAAAGCACCATATGTGGACAATGCCTACTATCTGAGCGGTTATGATTATCTGCCTGCGCTCACTGCATTCCGCATGGGAAATATTCAGGTACAGGATGTAAGTTCCATGCTTGCGGGGGAGGCGGCTGCACCCGGGAAAGGCAGCTATGTCATTGACCTGTGTGCGGCGCCGGGAGGAAAAACCATCTGTGTGGCAGACAAAATGCAGGGAACCGGACTGGTGGATTCCAGGGATGTAAGCGAGAAGAAAACAAATCTGATCCGGGAAAATGTAGAACGCATGGGAATGGGAAATATCAGCGTCACAGTCCATGACGCCACAGAATTCGACCATGAGTCTGTGGAAAAGGCAGACCTTGTCCTGGCGGATGTACCCTGTTCCGGCCTGGGCGTCATGGGGAAAAAGACAGATATTAAGTATAAGATCACACCAGGTAAACAGGAGGAGCTGGTGGAGCTTCAGCGGAAAATCCTGGAACAGGCGGCTTGTTATGTAAAACCCGGGGGTGTGCTTTTATACAGTACCTGCACAGTGTGCAGGGAGGAGAATCTGGAAAACGTGCTCTGGTTTACCAGGGAATACCCATACAAATTGGAGAGTATTGACGATCTTCTCTGTGAGGAACTGAGAAGTGATACTACAAAACAAGGATATTTACAGCTTCTGCCGGGGGTCCACAAGTGCGACGGATTTTTCCTGGCAAGGCTTAGAAGGATAGGGTAA
- a CDS encoding Stp1/IreP family PP2C-type Ser/Thr phosphatase — translation MKSYSITDVGQKRTVNQDFVFTSETPVGNLPNLFVVADGMGGHKAGDFASSYAVEILLSTIREDENSNPVKIIRAAIENANTQLLREASDNEAMSGMGTTMVLVTIVGHYAYVANVGDSRLYLIDEDKISQITKDHSLVEEMVRMGEISRDDARNHPDKNIITRALGAGRDVDVDFFDIRLTPGDILLLCSDGLSNMVPDEDIRQVILTSETLEETGLRLVSMANDNGGRDNIAVVLVEPETKEVEVC, via the coding sequence ATGAAGTCATATTCTATCACGGATGTGGGACAGAAGCGGACAGTGAATCAGGATTTTGTATTCACGTCTGAGACCCCAGTGGGCAATCTGCCAAACCTCTTCGTAGTTGCGGACGGCATGGGCGGACATAAGGCAGGAGATTTCGCTTCCAGTTATGCGGTAGAGATTCTGCTCTCTACCATCCGGGAAGATGAGAACAGCAATCCGGTAAAAATCATACGGGCTGCCATCGAGAATGCCAACACCCAGCTTCTTAGGGAAGCATCGGACAATGAGGCTATGAGCGGTATGGGTACCACCATGGTGCTGGTGACCATTGTAGGACATTATGCATATGTGGCCAACGTGGGAGACAGCAGGCTGTATCTGATTGATGAAGATAAGATATCGCAGATTACCAAAGACCATTCTCTTGTGGAGGAGATGGTCCGCATGGGAGAGATATCCAGGGATGACGCAAGAAATCACCCGGATAAGAATATTATTACCAGAGCACTTGGAGCGGGAAGGGATGTGGATGTGGATTTCTTTGATATCCGACTGACTCCGGGTGATATTTTGCTGTTGTGCTCAGACGGTCTGTCAAACATGGTACCGGATGAGGATATCAGGCAGGTGATACTGACCAGCGAAACGCTGGAGGAGACTGGCCTAAGGCTTGTTTCCATGGCAAATGACAACGGAGGCAGAGATAATATAGCAGTAGTTCTGGTAGAACCAGAGACAAAAGAGGTGGAAGTATGTTAA
- a CDS encoding Spo0E family sporulation regulatory protein-aspartic acid phosphatase: MRDKELEIRIEDARQRLDRAITENRGMQTIMALSLVLDRLIEEHICINQQNAELVG; encoded by the coding sequence ATGAGAGATAAAGAGTTAGAAATACGAATAGAAGACGCACGGCAGAGACTGGACAGAGCGATCACAGAAAATCGTGGTATGCAGACCATTATGGCACTCAGCCTGGTACTGGACCGTTTGATTGAAGAACATATTTGTATAAACCAGCAAAATGCAGAGCTTGTGGGCTAG
- the ychF gene encoding redox-regulated ATPase YchF, translated as MKLGIVGLPNVGKSTLFNSLTKAGAESANYPFCTIDPNVGIVAVPDERLKLLGDFYHSKKVTPAVIEFVDIAGLVKGASKGEGLGNQFLANIREVDAIVHVVRCFEDENVVHVDGCIDPLRDIETINLELIFSDLEILERRIAKTTKSARMDKEAAKELELLKILKAHLEDGKPASTFEPENEDEEGFMKEYNLLTGKPVIYAANVSEDDLADDAASNPHVQKVREYAKETGNEVFALCAQIEQEIAELDDEEKKEFLEDLGIEKSGLEKLIVASYRLLGLLSFLTSGEDETRAWTIKVGAKAPQAAGKIHTDFERGFIKAEVVNYKDLLDCGSYGKAREKGLVRMEGKDYVVQDGDVILFRFNV; from the coding sequence ATGAAGTTAGGTATTGTCGGTTTACCGAATGTAGGGAAGAGCACCCTTTTTAACTCTCTGACAAAAGCCGGAGCGGAGTCAGCAAATTATCCGTTCTGTACCATAGATCCCAATGTGGGCATAGTGGCTGTGCCGGACGAGCGACTGAAACTCTTAGGGGATTTTTATCATTCCAAAAAAGTGACGCCGGCGGTGATCGAATTTGTGGATATCGCGGGACTTGTGAAAGGGGCATCTAAAGGAGAAGGCCTCGGAAACCAGTTCCTTGCCAATATCCGGGAGGTGGATGCCATTGTTCACGTTGTGAGATGCTTTGAAGATGAGAATGTAGTCCATGTGGACGGATGTATTGATCCGCTGCGGGACATTGAAACCATCAATCTGGAACTGATATTCTCAGATCTGGAGATACTGGAGAGAAGAATTGCCAAAACCACAAAGTCTGCCCGTATGGACAAAGAGGCGGCAAAAGAGCTGGAACTTTTAAAGATACTGAAAGCTCATCTGGAGGACGGAAAACCCGCCTCCACATTTGAACCTGAAAACGAGGATGAGGAAGGGTTTATGAAAGAATATAACCTACTCACCGGAAAACCGGTCATCTATGCGGCTAATGTATCCGAGGATGACCTGGCAGATGATGCGGCCTCCAATCCTCATGTACAAAAAGTAAGGGAGTATGCCAAAGAAACAGGAAATGAAGTGTTCGCTCTGTGTGCTCAGATAGAGCAGGAGATCGCGGAACTGGATGATGAGGAGAAGAAGGAATTCCTGGAGGATCTGGGAATAGAGAAGTCAGGACTGGAGAAACTGATAGTAGCCAGTTACAGACTTCTGGGTCTTTTAAGTTTCCTCACATCCGGCGAGGATGAGACCAGGGCATGGACCATAAAAGTAGGTGCTAAAGCGCCGCAGGCGGCCGGAAAAATACACACGGATTTTGAGCGCGGTTTTATCAAAGCCGAGGTGGTGAACTACAAAGATCTGCTTGACTGCGGGTCCTATGGGAAAGCCAGGGAAAAAGGTCTGGTCCGCATGGAAGGAAAAGACTACGTTGTGCAGGACGGCGATGTGATTTTATTCCGCTTTAACGTTTAA